From Aliarcobacter butzleri, the proteins below share one genomic window:
- a CDS encoding TonB-dependent siderophore receptor: protein MKNRFFISVVTSLILSNNVVNAKEISLQEAVDSIVKEYKVTYISKSNSLKDKKIDEKKINYKENALNSLNNILESNDLKAIEEDGVIYIIEKPKKTTNSKTTILEEISVNDKYLGSTTENSDSYTTGSMKTATKLDLSIRETPQSVMVISQQMLEDRKTDEFYTLIKKVTGVSVTEAFDGRATYYSRGFDLDYYLLDGLPVTQNWYTINNYNMDAYDRVEIVKGANGLMVGAGNPAVSINMVRKHANSKVFKGDIEASGGSWDMYKLKTDIQTPLNEDGSVRARLVASYKDKNSFIDKKSQENSLIYGIVDSDITDNTTISVGASYEENNKDGVMGGGASLPSFYSDGTKTNFSRSKSYMFDWSKWDTSITSYFTDVKHYFDNDILLNASYSHNEIHTKDRMDTNIQGSLNKDGSGLTAGWGKNPEKIKKDSIDIYASIPFELAKKEHEIIVGTQYNKENDKKYKPEFSGKYNITNYFTQNGSEFTSEPNTGSSILRQDADTEQKSIYLTGKFELVDDLKLIIGSRLTTWEYDSYSWDTNSRTKYDHDNIFTPFVGLVYDLDENHSIYTSYTDIFLPQGNVKDKSGNILDPKEGSNYEAGIKGEYFDKKLNAGLTLFRLEQDNVAESINGVFVDGSNGTEQAYKSMKGVTSKGIELEIGGEITDNWDISVGFTHFEAKDANKDKVNTTTPRNNINIFTKYTINDFSFGAGVNWKSKGYEKSDTREITQDAYAVVDLMASYKFNKNLSTQLNINNLFDKTYYIGYGTSSYNYGDPVNGILSLKYKF, encoded by the coding sequence ATGAAAAATAGATTTTTTATCTCTGTGGTAACATCATTAATATTAAGTAACAATGTTGTTAATGCAAAAGAGATAAGTTTACAAGAAGCAGTGGACAGCATAGTAAAAGAGTATAAAGTAACGTATATATCAAAGTCAAATAGTTTAAAAGATAAAAAAATTGATGAAAAGAAAATCAATTATAAAGAAAATGCTCTAAATAGTTTAAACAATATTTTAGAATCAAATGATTTAAAAGCAATAGAAGAAGATGGCGTAATATATATAATAGAAAAACCAAAAAAAACAACAAACTCTAAAACTACTATTTTAGAAGAGATTTCTGTAAATGATAAATATTTAGGAAGTACAACAGAAAATAGTGATTCATATACAACAGGAAGTATGAAAACAGCAACAAAACTTGATTTATCTATTAGAGAAACTCCACAATCTGTTATGGTAATAAGCCAACAAATGTTAGAAGATAGAAAAACAGATGAATTTTATACTTTGATAAAAAAAGTAACTGGTGTATCAGTAACTGAAGCTTTTGATGGAAGAGCAACTTATTATTCAAGAGGTTTTGATCTTGACTATTACTTACTTGATGGTCTTCCTGTAACACAGAATTGGTACACAATAAATAATTATAATATGGATGCTTATGATAGAGTAGAAATTGTAAAAGGTGCAAATGGGCTCATGGTAGGTGCAGGAAATCCAGCAGTTTCTATAAATATGGTAAGAAAACATGCAAATTCAAAAGTATTTAAAGGTGATATAGAAGCAAGTGGTGGTTCTTGGGATATGTATAAACTAAAAACAGATATTCAAACTCCTTTAAATGAAGATGGAAGTGTTAGAGCAAGATTAGTAGCAAGTTACAAAGACAAAAACTCTTTTATTGATAAAAAAAGTCAAGAAAATAGTTTAATTTATGGTATTGTTGATTCTGATATTACGGATAATACTACAATATCAGTAGGTGCTAGTTATGAAGAAAACAATAAAGATGGAGTTATGGGAGGAGGAGCTTCTTTACCTAGTTTTTATAGTGATGGAACGAAAACTAATTTTAGTCGTTCAAAAAGTTATATGTTTGATTGGAGTAAATGGGATACAAGTATAACTTCATATTTTACAGATGTAAAACACTATTTTGATAATGATATTTTATTAAATGCTTCTTATTCACATAATGAAATTCATACAAAAGATAGAATGGATACAAATATTCAAGGTAGTTTAAATAAAGATGGTTCAGGTTTAACAGCTGGTTGGGGTAAAAATCCAGAAAAAATAAAAAAAGATAGTATAGATATTTATGCTTCTATTCCATTTGAATTAGCAAAAAAAGAGCATGAAATAATTGTAGGAACACAATATAATAAAGAAAATGATAAAAAATATAAACCAGAATTTTCAGGAAAATACAATATTACTAATTACTTCACTCAAAATGGTAGTGAATTTACATCTGAACCAAATACTGGAAGTTCTATTTTAAGACAAGATGCAGATACAGAACAAAAATCGATTTATCTTACTGGAAAATTTGAATTAGTGGATGATTTAAAACTAATTATTGGTTCAAGACTTACAACTTGGGAATATGATAGTTATAGTTGGGATACAAATAGTAGAACTAAATATGACCATGATAATATATTTACACCTTTTGTTGGTTTAGTTTATGATTTAGATGAAAATCACTCTATTTATACGAGTTATACAGATATATTTCTACCGCAAGGTAATGTTAAAGATAAAAGTGGAAATATCTTAGACCCAAAAGAAGGAAGTAATTATGAAGCTGGTATCAAAGGTGAATATTTTGATAAAAAATTAAATGCTGGATTAACTTTATTTAGATTAGAACAAGATAATGTTGCTGAATCGATTAATGGCGTTTTTGTCGATGGTTCAAATGGAACTGAACAAGCTTATAAAAGTATGAAAGGTGTAACTTCTAAAGGAATTGAACTTGAAATTGGTGGAGAAATTACTGATAATTGGGATATTAGTGTAGGATTTACTCATTTTGAAGCAAAAGATGCCAATAAAGATAAAGTAAATACTACAACACCAAGAAATAATATAAATATATTTACAAAATATACAATAAATGATTTTAGTTTTGGAGCTGGAGTAAACTGGAAAAGTAAAGGATATGAAAAATCTGATACAAGAGAAATTACTCAAGATGCTTATGCAGTTGTTGATTTGATGGCTTCTTATAAATTTAATAAGAATTTATCAACACAATTAAATATCAATAATTTATTTGATAAAACATATTATATTGGATATGGTACATCTAGCTATAATTATGGTGATCCTGTTAATGGAATTCTTAGTTTAAAATATAAATTTTAA